CCTGAGGAGAGTCCATACTCCGTTTTGTTGTTGTCTTATAGGGGTGATACAGTGCTTGGTTCTTGCACAGGATCTCTACTGACTGACGAATGGGTCTTATCAGCAGCTCATTGTTTGATGAACTTCTCAGATGATGTTACGTCCGTGATGGTGTATGCAGGCGGTAATTCATTTACTGAAGTAATTAACAAGAATCTGACAGAAGGATCGCAATTATTAGAGAGTGTAGAGTTTTATGCGCACCCGAAGTACAACAGTGAATTAGATTACGACATAAGTGTAATAAAGACCAAGCAAAGGTTTAATTTGACACTCAATGTGAACAAAGTAAAGCTCTCGTCCCAACCGTGGAACTATCATAGTTACTTTAGTTGCAAATTTACAGGATTCGGAATAGTCCTGATAAACGAAAAAAGCAAAGACGATCGAGTGAGAAAAACGCATAGTTTGCTAGTAAAGAAACCCTGCATTTGCGATTTCAGACTAAAATTATCAACTTTGCGCTCCTCTTCGGTACAAAGGTACATATGTGTGAAGCCTTCTGAGGATGTTGGGATGTGTCCTGGAGACTCTGGAGGAGGGTTATTGTGCGATGGTGAGTTAAGAGGGGTGGCAATGATGATGGTACATCTAGCCAGTGTCAGAACTTGTGAAGTGGCAAAATTTCCGTTCCTCGAATGTGGATCTCCATCAACTATAAACGTCTTCCAGGACTCGTGCCCCTTTGTAAGATGGATAAACTCTCATGTTAAGTTGTTTAATGAATCTGAGATATCACCGGATTGCGTAGAACCCGCAAATAAAAATGCACGTATTAGGAGTACATTTTTGGTTTTAGTTACTTTGTTGGGAGgactgtatattttgtaaaattttcagccatattttatcaataataataaaaatttcataatggAGATTAGTGGTTAGTGTTTGCTCACCAGAATGGATAGACCCATAGGTTTATTGAATTACTACATGGACTTTAGTAGCAATTTATTCTGAATATATAAAATCCTCAAAATAATAGCTGGTTACAAAAGGATATGAAGTACTAAGTAGTGCAAAGTATtgaaaagtataacaaaaacaactGCAGAAGAATTTTAAGTCTTAATCAATAACGGGTTTTAAAGTATCTGCATTAAAACTATAACATGAGtgcaaacattattaattattctcCTTAAAAACAACgcaaggaaataaatttaaacagtttttctgTTGATATCCGCAAACAATATTTTCCTCTTACTATTACAGTTTCTAAGCATAATTGAtggtttggaaaatattattacgtAAACTCAGACATCGATCTGTCTCCTAATCTTTGGTACCATTAAACTCCAGTTCCCTGTCTGGCTTGGTTTCCCACGTCTGGGATAAGCTTTGCTCCATACTAAGGACAATTGCAACGAAGAGCGTAAACATTTTTGTACCGTTCCTCGTGCAAATACTTGTAGTTTCAGTAAATTTTCAGAAAAGTACATTTTCAagtatacttaataatttttttaatcctgtGGTAACAAAGAACGTAACCGTATGAAAATTGAGGTAAGTTTATTTGCAGAATCTCTTTATTACCAAAATATCTTCTCGGACTACCACCTAGTATGACACCGTGTATTTTCCTTAATTTTAGGACAATgagttattttagaatatttccaTTACTGCCAGTTCTTCGGTtttgaattaaaagatttataagtTCATATTCTACAACTCATATATTGAATAGTTGGATAGTTATATATCgggaagtatatatatatatatatatatattagtaagtaACATTATAGCAACCAATTTTTTCAGTTAAACAGGATTAGCCCTCAATAATAGGACATCCGGAAACCTAATCTAACACTAAGACGTATTTTTGACTTTCTCTAAGGCCTAACTGTAATTACAGATTTCTTTTGGGAAGAAATATCAATTTTCAAACCTTATTCCTTATTGCTGCCGTAATAGTCAAGACATGTACAGTATAACATCCAAAAAAGGTGTACTAATTTATCGCTGTCgtatatttcaaaacatattaacaatcaGTCATGGTTGTTGAAAAATATCACAATCTCATATTTAGCCTTTGTCATCATGAATTAAACTACTGAAGAGGATACTAACAGAAATATACCCACAACTGCCAGCAGTAAACTTGTCTGACCGGCTGAGAAACGTTTTATAGAATAGCCTTCAAGAAATACACCATTAATAGCCGTTggttttattcattcattcagaATGAAATTTCAAGTCAATGAGTGATATTagcaattcatattttaaaatatgaaggaaCGAAAATAAAAGcacaataaaatactaaaatagtaCTCTGAGcactgataaaaaaattattttaaggaaaacTCAGTACGGTATCACAATCTCTTCCAAGGAAAGAGGTAGAAACATCATTGCTACAAATCGTAATTAATGAAGACTGATATTTGAAAGTAGTTTACTTTGTAGTCTCGAACAAGATTTCAATATATCAAGAACGTATTATACGAAATGTTAAACAACCTTCATAAGGCGATATTTAAGAAGAAATTTCCTTATCTCTGCACCTAATTAATTAGGTAGCCTATCACTCCACGAAGCCCTCATGAATGCCTTCAAATGTGGACGCACTGTGTGAATATTTGGTTACTGTAAgaaatttaatctatttttttaagattttgaatttcttatttggaaaattcattacataagtgagtaataatttttatttaacttctaaaaatgaatatagtacattgtaattaaatccgtatgaatatttaaacaaataaaaacagtttaaaacgactatgatatccattattcgctaacctggaggaaacctccgtgagcgcctgatggtgtttctaattttaagcgcctgatggagggtgaTGGTGGGTTTTCTGCAAAAGTATgtggattatttaaaataaaatttaaactttaaatatgtaCATACTTTGAAGAGTGAGAACATTCGGTTGCTGAAAAAGGCTTACAAGGAGTTCGATAACCACGTACCATCTACTCATTATTGTATTAGTAAACTACGCCTTATCAGAATTAAATATACCTGTAAAAtcttataatatacaaattaagtttgTGATTACTATTAGAATTATTGAttactataatttgaaaataaacgccttttgttgtttaaaagtattttgttattagagttaaaaccaaatttattttgcAGTAGTTGATTTATTGCTTGACACACTCAAAATAAAGACAGATTATTGGGCTAAAAAGGCGATTTATACTGTTGGCAAACGTTAACATAGGAATATTTGCATATGTATATTTAAGTATCCAACGGTTGACTTTGAGTAtgtcaaaataaacaaagcaGACCAAAATgtaccttttatattttaactttgatttattACCATCCAATTTCGTCCTCGGCCTAAAATGGTGAGTCTAATGATACAGGCAATTACTGATGGGAAATTACTCTATCGATTTTGCAAAACCTAATTAATATGCTTctacattattgaaattattattttcagtattgCCAGCAccgtaaaatgtttaaaatatttgttaagtagTCAAAGTGTAAGTTATTCTTGCAAAGATAACTTGTTAGGATATTTGATAACCTCATATTTTTTAATGACTGCCAATAGTCGAGCCACCGCGGAAAATATTAATTGGAAACCGTAATAATAGAACGGTCACCGGATCCCAGTAATCTTATTCTTGAGCGAGGCTGTCAGgagtttaatttagatttaatgaGATTTTGCCACCTGACGCTTTCACTTTAGTATTAATAACGGTGGTTGTCAAAACACCATCCAAGCTAAAATAGCCAAGTGATATGATTCGGGGTAAATTATTTTCCAAGACAGCCTAAATATACCTAAGAGTTTAAATTCGCTAtagttattgatttaatttttagaatttcggaactacaatacaaattaaacactGAATGATAATCAACAAAGATGATACGAATGAATCTATGCAATGCAATTATAGTTGTACCGAACTATAGTAATGGTAATTAGGatagttaaatttaatgtaaaacagataataaggaaatattaagtattattttaatgttgttttttatttctgttgCACCATGGAAAGTCGTAAATGTTTGGGTCTAAAACTATTATCACACAAATACATGCAAAAAACTTCATTGGAAGATCTGTTCTGCCATAGTGCAGTAGCTAATCAGGTTAATAATAGGCTGTAGTCTGCTTTTACTGGGCACTATAGGGGTTTGATTTTATTCTTTGAGTAGTATTagttgaataaatgtttttggcAACATTTTGAACCGGTTAGATGTATGggaaaaacaatgtatttaaaattgcacAGTTTgatcattcatttaatttaaggttaacgagtaatttaaattttttaacttaatgaaAATTTAGATTGCTCAAAACTTGGAATATGAGTTTATaccaacaattattttaatagccCTGCTTTGAGGCCCATCGTTTAAATGCACTACGGCGAGTAGTAACGTAACCCGGTTAGCATGACAACAGCatcctttaattttttatagaaaacacaGAAAAcatcctaattttaaatatttattgcctCCATTTAGGAACAAATAAAGATAAGAACGTGAagccaattttaaaatgtctggA
The Homalodisca vitripennis isolate AUS2020 chromosome 1, UT_GWSS_2.1, whole genome shotgun sequence DNA segment above includes these coding regions:
- the LOC124360528 gene encoding anionic trypsin-1-like produces the protein MNCVIWFCLLHKYWVISFCEKGQNERYNIDFSNSTTTRTVLFSVGTTTKSFEYNQTKLLLSILNTELDVPYGDTNESPPESSHFNGTAESMNCKNKSFHNINGEEFRNDSNVTVVDGCEQNDNIFPFEQRKREDKFNVTTPEESPYSVLLLSYRGDTVLGSCTGSLLTDEWVLSAAHCLMNFSDDVTSVMVYAGGNSFTEVINKNLTEGSQLLESVEFYAHPKYNSELDYDISVIKTKQRFNLTLNVNKVKLSSQPWNYHSYFSCKFTGFGIVLINEKSKDDRVRKTHSLLVKKPCICDFRLKLSTLRSSSVQRYICVKPSEDVGMCPGDSGGGLLCDGELRGVAMMMVHLASVRTCEVAKFPFLECGSPSTINVFQDSCPFVRWINSHVKLFNESEISPDCVEPANKNARIRSTFLVLVTLLGGLYIL